Proteins encoded together in one Hymenobacter monticola window:
- a CDS encoding methyltransferase domain-containing protein → MQTVFSDFDAAYWQTRYATGRDGWDAHAITPPLRAYFDQLDVARQPRILIPGAGRAYEAEYLHRRGFRHVFVADIAPEALDALAARVPNFPKKHLLLADFFALPNDPPYDLIVEQTFFCALNPALRPAYARQCAHLLRPGGTLMGLLFDTDFGPTQEPPFGGSKEEYHAYFAPYFEFKHFETATNSLKPRQGRELFICLKKK, encoded by the coding sequence ATGCAAACGGTTTTTTCCGACTTCGACGCGGCCTACTGGCAGACCCGCTACGCCACCGGCCGCGACGGCTGGGATGCCCACGCCATCACCCCACCACTCCGAGCCTATTTCGACCAGCTCGACGTGGCCCGGCAGCCCCGCATCCTCATTCCCGGCGCCGGCCGCGCCTACGAGGCCGAATACCTGCACCGGCGCGGTTTCCGCCACGTTTTCGTGGCCGACATTGCCCCCGAAGCCCTGGATGCCCTGGCCGCCCGCGTGCCTAATTTCCCTAAGAAACACCTGCTGTTAGCCGACTTCTTTGCGCTGCCCAACGACCCGCCCTACGACTTAATTGTGGAGCAGACGTTTTTCTGCGCCCTCAACCCCGCGCTGCGCCCGGCCTACGCCCGGCAGTGCGCTCACTTACTGCGCCCCGGCGGCACACTCATGGGCCTACTCTTCGATACCGACTTCGGCCCCACACAGGAGCCGCCTTTTGGTGGGAGCAAGGAAGAATACCACGCTTATTTTGCGCCGTACTTTGAATTTAAACATTTCGAAACGGCCACCAACTCGCTCAAACCCCGACAGGGGCGCGAGCTGTTTATTTGTTTGAAAAAGAAATAA